A genomic stretch from Lathyrus oleraceus cultivar Zhongwan6 chromosome 2, CAAS_Psat_ZW6_1.0, whole genome shotgun sequence includes:
- the LOC127120407 gene encoding uncharacterized protein LOC127120407, whose translation MSHQFRLVNGNEDGSPTRDARALRYSLAFNSPSLVAFNNRTESARTAASTQVAASTSPFQRNNNFSSSGADSSSSSRSLGWGFDGFIAPQPPPPPPPPSFDPSTNIRLNPPPPATGPEFITAIESDQYVQTETSLTRSRNLPRDNIHILTSTSHELRTQRNRLRNEILSTLQHLRNGGSVRIEDLLILDLSIVLNVLDSQEHIHMLYEEDYMEGEIRINW comes from the exons ATGAGTCATCAATTCCGTTTGGTAAACGGGAACGAAGACGGAAGCCCAACTCGTGATGCAAGAGCTCTAAGATATTCGCTGGCCTTTAATTCTCCTTCTTTGGTAGCTTTCAACAATCGCACAGAATCAGCTAGAACTGCTGCATCAACTCAGGTTGCAGCGAGTACATCACCATTTCAAAGAAATAATAATTTCTCGTCTTCTGGAGCAGATTCATCGTCTTCTTCTCGAAGTCTAGGTTGGGGGTTTGATGGTTTTATCGCtccacaaccaccaccaccaccaccgccGCCTTCTTTTGATCCTTCAACAAATATCCGGCTAAACCCTCCTCCGCCGGCTACTGGACCGGAGTTCATTACTGCTATAGAATCTGATCAGTACGTGCAAACTGAGACATCATTGACTAGATCAAGAAATCTTCCTCGCGACAATATCCACATTCTCACCTCAACTTCTCATGAACTTAGGACTCAGAGAAACAGGCTTAGAAATGAG ATTCTTAGCACCCTACAACATTTACGCAACGGTGGCTCCGTGCGAATAGAG GATTTGTTGATATTGGATCTTTCAATTGTGTTAAATGTGCTTGATTCTCAAGAACATATCCACATGCTATATGAG GAAGACTATATGGAAGGGGAGATAAGGATTAATTGGTGA